The proteins below come from a single Lineus longissimus chromosome 5, tnLinLong1.2, whole genome shotgun sequence genomic window:
- the LOC135487633 gene encoding centrosomal protein of 57 kDa-like isoform X2 has translation MLSLKTNRLFDSFGMSGGATAQTSTTSPRFGRLDPSLTKDMEEDSLSSRYVYPRTTPFINSDYRKHDDSPLSSFPEHNRRAVMTALKNLQEKIRRLEVDRSAAEGNLRSLTTETSKFRDMWSQELNKKETKQSEISKETQELESQLNSYESRCSLLEKQLEYMRKLVTNAEKDKQEIMQRQYTKNREHSAATETEIKDHMDKISELEREQLKLTATQTVAQNKIRELEDKLRKEKQHRKVMQEKTAEIETAAAANRILLSSDGGRKPTTKKKKTAERAKSARSTRGPHDHYHLNLAEIPFLQSKSTSPSHHVGANVQKVLQMLKSHNTQMCGGPPQPTRKTVKTCRSSISSQDSEESDLTDLLLQLHDEFASMSFEHQELTKQIHEAGEDNLRDDLERELEALVGRMEAKGEQIGRLKRHQQGLQDKKKKRKPKAKKVRAKTAVRHYCPNNENGGEVQVTTTIKTKGQSVQQLRMSSRDSNLKMLKDMKKLQTTLRMDDLSWDC, from the exons ATGCTTTCATTAAAAACTAATCGTTTATTTGATTCG TTTGGTATGTCTGGTGGAGCTACAGCACAAACCAGCACAACCAGTCCTCGGTTTGGACGCCTCGATCCCTCCCTTACAAAAGACATGGAGGAAGACAGTTTGTCCTCGCGTTATGTCTACCCAAGAACTACACCCTTCATCAATTCTGATTACCGGAAACATGACGATTCACCTTTGTCTTCATTCCCGGAGCATAACAGACGAG CCGTTATGACAGCCCTGAAAAATCTCCAAGAGAAGATCCGCCGTCTAGAAGTGGATCGCTCTGCCGCAGAGGGGAATCTCCGCTCCCTCACAACTGAAACATCTAAATTCCGAGATATGTGGAGCCAGGAGTTAAACAAGAAAGAGACAAAGCAGTCCGAGATCTCCAAGGAAACGCAAG AGTTAGAATCTCAGCTGAATTCGTATGAAAGTCGTTGCAGCCTTCTCGAGAAGCAATTGGAGTACATGAGGAAACTGGTGACCAATGCGGAGAAAGATAAACAGGAGATCATGCAACGCCAGTACACCAAGAACCGTGAACATTCCGCTGCAACCGAGACAGAGATTAAAGATCACATGGATAAGATATCAGAACTTGAGCGGGAACAACTCAAGTTGACAGCGACGCAAACAGTTGCTCAG AATAAGATCCGTGAACTAGAAGATAAACTCAGGAAGGAGAAACAACATCGGAAAGTAATGCAAGAAAAAACCGCCGAGATAGAAACAGCTGCTGCTGCTAATCGGATCTTACTCTCATCTGACggtgggaggaaacctacgaccaaaaagaagaaaacagcTGAACGAGCCAAATCTGCACGATCAACTCGAGGAcctcatgatcattatcatctgaACTTAGCGGAAATACCATTTCTGCAATCCAAG TCAACGAGTCCGAGCCATCACGTCGGAGCGAATGTTCAAAAGGTGCTGCAGATGCTCAAGTCTCACAACACACAGATGTGTGGTGGCCCTCCCCAACCCACGAGGAAAACGGTGAAAACGTGCCGTTCGTCTATCTCATCTCAGGATAGTGAAGAAAGTGATCTGACTGACTTACTATTACAACTGCATGATGAGTTTGCATCCATGAGCTT TGAACACCAAGAATTGACGAAACAAATCCATGAAGCTGGTGAGGATAACCTTCGAGACGATCTTGAGCGAGAACTGGAGGCGCTAGTGGGTCGTATGGAGGCCAAGGGTGAGCAGATCGGCAGGTTGAAACGCCATCAGCAAGGG TTACAAGACAAAAAGAAAAAGCGTAAGCCCAAGGCAAAGAAAGTGCGAGCGAAGACGGCAGTCCGACATTATTGTCCTAATAATGAAAATGGTGGAGAGGTTCAAGTGACAACAACGATAAAAACAAAGGGTCAGAGTGTCCAGCAGCTGAGGATGTCCTCTCGCGATTCCAACTTGAAGATGCTCAAGGACATGAAAAAGTTACAGACAACATTACGCATGGATGACTTGTCATGGGATTGTTGA
- the LOC135487633 gene encoding centrosomal protein of 57 kDa-like isoform X1 — MLSLKTNRLFDSFGMSGGATAQTSTTSPRFGRLDPSLTKDMEEDSLSSRYVYPRTTPFINSDYRKHDDSPLSSFPEHNRRGTGPAVMTALKNLQEKIRRLEVDRSAAEGNLRSLTTETSKFRDMWSQELNKKETKQSEISKETQELESQLNSYESRCSLLEKQLEYMRKLVTNAEKDKQEIMQRQYTKNREHSAATETEIKDHMDKISELEREQLKLTATQTVAQNKIRELEDKLRKEKQHRKVMQEKTAEIETAAAANRILLSSDGGRKPTTKKKKTAERAKSARSTRGPHDHYHLNLAEIPFLQSKSTSPSHHVGANVQKVLQMLKSHNTQMCGGPPQPTRKTVKTCRSSISSQDSEESDLTDLLLQLHDEFASMSFEHQELTKQIHEAGEDNLRDDLERELEALVGRMEAKGEQIGRLKRHQQGLQDKKKKRKPKAKKVRAKTAVRHYCPNNENGGEVQVTTTIKTKGQSVQQLRMSSRDSNLKMLKDMKKLQTTLRMDDLSWDC; from the exons ATGCTTTCATTAAAAACTAATCGTTTATTTGATTCG TTTGGTATGTCTGGTGGAGCTACAGCACAAACCAGCACAACCAGTCCTCGGTTTGGACGCCTCGATCCCTCCCTTACAAAAGACATGGAGGAAGACAGTTTGTCCTCGCGTTATGTCTACCCAAGAACTACACCCTTCATCAATTCTGATTACCGGAAACATGACGATTCACCTTTGTCTTCATTCCCGGAGCATAACAGACGAGGTACTGGACCGG CCGTTATGACAGCCCTGAAAAATCTCCAAGAGAAGATCCGCCGTCTAGAAGTGGATCGCTCTGCCGCAGAGGGGAATCTCCGCTCCCTCACAACTGAAACATCTAAATTCCGAGATATGTGGAGCCAGGAGTTAAACAAGAAAGAGACAAAGCAGTCCGAGATCTCCAAGGAAACGCAAG AGTTAGAATCTCAGCTGAATTCGTATGAAAGTCGTTGCAGCCTTCTCGAGAAGCAATTGGAGTACATGAGGAAACTGGTGACCAATGCGGAGAAAGATAAACAGGAGATCATGCAACGCCAGTACACCAAGAACCGTGAACATTCCGCTGCAACCGAGACAGAGATTAAAGATCACATGGATAAGATATCAGAACTTGAGCGGGAACAACTCAAGTTGACAGCGACGCAAACAGTTGCTCAG AATAAGATCCGTGAACTAGAAGATAAACTCAGGAAGGAGAAACAACATCGGAAAGTAATGCAAGAAAAAACCGCCGAGATAGAAACAGCTGCTGCTGCTAATCGGATCTTACTCTCATCTGACggtgggaggaaacctacgaccaaaaagaagaaaacagcTGAACGAGCCAAATCTGCACGATCAACTCGAGGAcctcatgatcattatcatctgaACTTAGCGGAAATACCATTTCTGCAATCCAAG TCAACGAGTCCGAGCCATCACGTCGGAGCGAATGTTCAAAAGGTGCTGCAGATGCTCAAGTCTCACAACACACAGATGTGTGGTGGCCCTCCCCAACCCACGAGGAAAACGGTGAAAACGTGCCGTTCGTCTATCTCATCTCAGGATAGTGAAGAAAGTGATCTGACTGACTTACTATTACAACTGCATGATGAGTTTGCATCCATGAGCTT TGAACACCAAGAATTGACGAAACAAATCCATGAAGCTGGTGAGGATAACCTTCGAGACGATCTTGAGCGAGAACTGGAGGCGCTAGTGGGTCGTATGGAGGCCAAGGGTGAGCAGATCGGCAGGTTGAAACGCCATCAGCAAGGG TTACAAGACAAAAAGAAAAAGCGTAAGCCCAAGGCAAAGAAAGTGCGAGCGAAGACGGCAGTCCGACATTATTGTCCTAATAATGAAAATGGTGGAGAGGTTCAAGTGACAACAACGATAAAAACAAAGGGTCAGAGTGTCCAGCAGCTGAGGATGTCCTCTCGCGATTCCAACTTGAAGATGCTCAAGGACATGAAAAAGTTACAGACAACATTACGCATGGATGACTTGTCATGGGATTGTTGA
- the LOC135487639 gene encoding protein FAM76B-like, with amino-acid sequence MMAALFSCTRCHKRHPFEELSQSEQLCKECRNNFPVVKCTYCRGEFQQEDKGSTNSVCKKCAQNVKVYGKPTACEYCNIIAAFIGNKCQRCTNSEKKYGPPQTCEQCKQKCAFDRSEESRKKVDGKLLCWLCSLAYRRVLARTSRKDDSQKTEKSGQSSVSSDEQKQHKPKHHNHQRNSKSGEKHGHKRAHSRTENHSDEERTEHGEHKKHHHHNRHHRKEGEDGCKRPKMESKSTSNGFTPSRSVEQTFVDPSSTDHVIAITQLRDEVEKLKKQLKEKDQGLIEKEKKLTELKAKHYELEKEMRDKKQAIEKDYKRQLDELQTKNRALQKQVASLSKGKDKKQASSQSPT; translated from the exons ATGATGGCAGCTTTATTTTCATGTACTCGGTGTCATAAAAGACACCCATTTGAGGAATTATCTCAAAGCGAACAATTGTGTAAA GAATGTCGGAACAACTTCCCGGTCGTGAAGTGCACCTACTGCCGGGGCGAGTTCCAGCAAGAAGA CAAAGGAAGTACCAACTCGGTCTGCAAGAAGTGCGCTCAGAACGTCAAGGTTTATGGAAAA CCGACGGCTTGTGAGTACTGCAACATCATCGCTGCCTTCATCGGCAACAAGTGTCAGCGGTGTACCAACTCTGAGAAGAAGTACGGCCCACCGCAGACTTGTGAGCAGTGCAAGCAGAAATGTGCGTTTGATCGCTCGGAGGAGAGTCGTAAGAAA GTTGATGGCAAGCTGTTGTGTTGGTTATGTAGTCTGGCCTACCGTCGTGTCCTAGCTCGCACAAGCCGTAAAGACGACAGTCAGAAGACGGAGAAGTCAGGCCAGTCGAGTGTGAGCAGTGATGAACAGAAGCAACACAAACCTAAACATCACAACCATCAACGTAACAGTAAGAGTGGTGAGAAACATGGCCACAAGAGGGCGCATTCTCGCACGGAGAACCACAGCGATGAGGAGAGGACAGAGCATGGCGAACACAA gaaacatcatcatcacaatcggCACCACAGGAAGGAGGGCGAAGACGGCTGTAAGCGACCAAAGATGGAATCCAAATCTACCTCAAACGGTTTTACACCATCCAG ATCTGTTGAGCAGACGTTTGTGGACCCAAGCAGCACCGATCACGTGATTGCGATCACGCAGCTCCGGGACGAGGTTGAGAAGCTGAAGAAGCAACTCAAAGAGAAAGACCAGGGACTCAttgagaaggagaagaag CTGACAGAGTTAAAAGCGAAGCATTATGAGCTTGAGAAGGAGATGAGAGATAAGAAACAGGCAATAGAGAAGGATTACAAAAGGCAGTTAGATGAATTACAG ACCAAGAATCGGGCATTACAGAAACAAGTGGCAAGTTTGTCAAAGGGCAAAGACAAGAAACAAGCGAGCAGTCAGAGTCCAACCTGA